The genomic DNA TTATACACTACCAAAGGGTTTAATAAactgattattatgattattatgattatatTATTATTCGTACATCCTTTTATCACCGGTCTATTGTGGCGGGGGCAGTCTTTCTTCGAGTTTTGCGAGCGGATCTTGGCAGTTTACAAGCCACAGCTAGGAATAATTCACGGCGCTGCAGAAGTCATTGAAAGAAGTACTATGGTTTTGATTGATCACATCTGTCATATGTTGTGGCAGAGAAGGTCCGCTCCTTGGGGATGTTTTCGTActcctcgtcgtgagagactaATGGCTGATATCGCTATCATGAGCATGCTGTATGAATCTGCTGCTATAGTATCTGTGAATGGGTTCTTGTACTTGTATCAGTTCATATACGTAAGGGAAGAGACTTTTGGCAATTTATTTCAGTCGTTTGCAATTCATACTGCGGTTTCCCTAGCGATTAAGTGGGTGTTTAACAGCGTGTCTCTAGCGATTGAGACTCGTTATCAAAACGTGGCTGTCATGGCTGTTTGGCGGAGGAGATGGAGGCGCCACATTTTAGTGGTGATTGTAAATGCAGTACCTATCGCTCTGTTAACAAGCGGTTATCTTTTAAATACTTCAGCATAACCGTTTCGGCGAAACTTTAAGTATGGTATGTAAAATGCCATTTACATAGAACAAACAAAAGAACAGACTCTGCGGTGGCTCCCCTTTTTTGCGGCCGCATCAGTCTTAGTTGTATGACACAGATCGTTAGTTAAGAAGGAAAGTTAATACGGAGTCCATTTTTTTCTAAGTTATATAATTCTAATAAGAGTATTTAATTTGTCGCTCTCATTTGTTTTGCACAGTACTGtatgtagttttttttgttattaagtAATTAATGAacgaggctgagtaggatatgaagaattaagcagatcgaggagggtgttatccaccattcaaaataattcctagtttaaaaacatagctaaaacatgcttacctgcattgatgttaagttaaaaacaaaattcttccaaatttggttatcagtaactggttatggtgaattatgcgtgtgcttttagccaatcagaaacgtaGAAATatcttgaatgaataataaaagtTATTGATTAAATTATATATTCTAAGCCGTTTTCAGAATGAACCTTGTCTTTTTGTTCAGTTAGATAGAAACCTTTATTTCAATAGGGTAACTCTTTCAGTTTTTGTACAAATTAAAAACTGCTATCCATAGAGGCCCTATATAATAAACTTAATGgaatagaaataataatgatcattATGTACATAAAGAGCTTTAAAACTTTATTACTAGAGTAAccataaaaagctaaaaatctAAATTTGATTATAGAAAAAGGCTTTTTTGGTACATTctaacttcaatttttttaaaaaaatagtgcATAAAAAAACTGTGAACAATGGTTGCCTAAGCATTTATTAACTAGATTGTGTACCGTTCACGGCTCTCGCGTCTTTTTTCCAAGGTTACGTAACCTAAGAACTTTATAGCGCTTTTTCGCTGCTGCCCAGACGCATCACGATACATGCTGTGCGCCTCTGCAACTTATAAGCTTAACACTCCCGCGGCAGTTGCACACAGTATCACAGTAATCAAGAATAGGGAGAACAAAAGGTTTATTAACGGTACCTGCCGTGTACATTTTATGTTTTTCCTCATTCGGCCTAACATTGCTACTCTCTTACTGACCTTGCCGATTAAGTAATCAACACATTCCACGTAAGCGACGACACTACTTAGTACTAAATCTTTCATCGGGGCGTGCATCGTTGTTAGAATAAATACTTTGAAGGCATTATGTTTGCAAAGACTTACTTCTATTTTCCAAAGTTTGAGTCATTTATGTGtgaacaagtaaaataaagcaaatcttCCGCTGTGATCAGCTACCCTAGTGGAAAGTAGGAACTCCCTTCCCCGGATTCCCCGCTTTGTTCTCCCAAAAAGCAGTTCCATCTGTTTGTAAAATAAGTTTGTTTTTGGTCAAGATAGTTTGATCCCAAAAGCCACGGCAGTCCTTTCGCCACAGTTCAGTAAGTTACTGACGTAAATTACGGAAAGAGAGTCAACAGAGTCAACACTATTTACTGCTTTTAAAAAGTAAAGAGAACTTTTAAGACCTCAAATAATACTTTCTCCTATCTGTTTTTTGCAACATTCACTTACCCTTCTTTTTCCTATTGACGCTTTTGATTTAAGTACAGCATACGTATTGAGAACAGGAAACCAAAAATCGCCAGTACAGGGCAGCTGTGTCTGGCCAGCGGTATTCTACTTCCAAGTTCCCCTATGTATCACTGCATGTATTTCCTTACTTTTCAGAGTTCACAAGCGTATTTGCAACATCAGTAACTGCCGACAAAAGGAAGTAGCAATGTAAAATTCGTTGCATGAATAGCAGTCACTGTCTGTCCACGTTAGCGTAGTTGATGTTAGGCAATCCCTTGAAAATCgatttcgtttcccatcgctagctcgcgttgcagccggcccacgcatcgtctaaaccatttgtatagtccgtctatacagaaggtttagagtgtctaCGACGCAGGCTACCCATCGCCTGACCGACccattttttggaaaaggaataaacaaacaacaagaCACTTTGAAAGCGTTGATTTGGGCTGATACTGCATGCGAAAGACGGAAAAGCTTCAAACCTAAATAAATGGAATCTCAAGGCAAAACAAGGCTGAGGGCCAGGAAGTGCTACTGATGAAAGTCGGCTTCATAACAGGATTGTTTATATTTATCTTATGGTAAGGGCACATTCGATACATTGAAAAAACCTCTACGAATCACTTGTTTTGGCTTTCATTACCTGGTAAAGTCTTGAATTCgggtgaaaacaaacaattaaaatgaATGTAAAATAGGTCCACGATGAAAGGCTATCCCGACAGTTGCAAGACAAGCTAAGTGAAACCTCTGGGTAACTCGGAGTAACATGAGAGTTGCTCTCTGTGATCAAAACAAACTTAACCCGGCGTTACTTTTGCGGCCGTTTTAGCGGCTATGGATTGCTTTTAGCGATGAATTTCGacggcaacgtaatgacgccattacatTTTTTACTTGCTTTTGTACATTCTCGTCACcgggggaatttttttttcggaaatcATTAAAGTGAACTTGTACCTCCCTTAGTTGGCTTGTTGGCTCGATTTTGGCAAAGTCTGAACAGagttctatgagagcgttttgaaaatattgggaaacgaagttttaagggtcataaaaacagtaaaaaagctTGCTATATAGAGGTCTAGTCaagaaatgtatttttatctcatagtgaaaaacgagctcccctaaaaaacgcctgcgtgggaggctatactcaaaagaactctcgattactttccggTCATGTTAAAGGGTCTCCGTACCAATGAAAAAAAGGTGAATGAGAACAGGTATTGCAGAAACGAAACAAATGCTAATAAACTAATTATTGCACAACGATTTACCAGTATTTCTTCGTCTCACGTGATGATAAAGTGACGCTACAGACATTGCCTTCATCATTTCTACTACATTAGCATTAGCATACTTCGGAGATTTCTTTggcaagtaaataaaataaaaataaataaataaatactaaaaatTAAGAGGTATCCCCCCTAACAAATCCCGTCTAGCCGTCtgaaaccaatcagaagcaccaaccagatctgggtagtgacacatcatcactatggaatttctgcgctcgtttcctCTGACGTCATTTCGCCGGGAAACCCCTGGTAGTAATGTCGGCTGTCTTTTCAGGCTATGAAATCAGACCACTCAGGCTATCATGACGTTTTTTGATTAAAACGGTAAACAACATCGCGTGCAGCTCTTTGAAATTGTATGATacatattgaaaacaaaatttcctcCTGTCGATTAAGTATCATGTTTTTGTCGTTTAAGCACTTTTTGGTACTCTTAACTGTTTCGGTTTCTTGAATACAGTATAATGGTTATGATACATCAATAACTTTGCTTCTAATTGCCTACGTTTTACAGTTAGTTTATGCAACTTGATATTTATTCGACAGGTAATACTGGCGACTTACCCTTGACGGTGGCCCGCAAAATGACCCTTAGTACTTTGTTAGAGGCGTTTGGTCATATTTTACACAGTTTTACGCGAGGCGTATCCGAACACTACAATCCAGATGAACCTGAATTCACATTCGAATCATTTGGTTACAGTCCTCTGGAAAGTACGGGACGAGAGTGGTATTGTCATCCTGTTGATGAACTTATTTACCAAGAATACAGCGACAGAGAAGCTACAAGTCTTAACTACTTAACCTCTACAAGTCTTAATATTACAGTTACTAACGCATCCTCTCTCGCAGAGGAAAACGAAGAAACCCAGGCACATCCtcaagaaagaaataaagaaatagcaTGGAAGCAACTGAGACCATCCGCTCTTTGCACAATTTGCAAATCAATGTACATTGGTGCTTTGATTTCGATTGCAACCGCCATCTCCATGGGAACAATCTATATGATGGTTACTTATCTCTCATTTAAGACTTCGCACGTTTGTCAGTATTACCCTGTGAACTCAACTTCAATAGAAATACAGTGGGTAAGGTCAATGACTGATATAATATCTTGtagttttttgtacatttggtTCTTCGCCATTTTGTTATTGGTTTTTCGTCCGTTTCAATTAATGGGAATAAAAAGGACCCTTCTGATGATTTGTTTCCTTACATATTCTCTGGATACAATTTATCGTGTTGCCCTCCAAGCTCTTGGCATCTCTCACTCCAGACTTTCAAATGTACAAAAACTTCCTCTAAGAGCCTGCATTCTAACAAATCAATGTCTGCAAACTTATGTTTTAACGAACTACTTCTGTACAAGTTCAAGACAGAAACTGACCATGTTTGTCCAGATGGTAGTACCAAGTTTTCTCTGTTTATTACCTTTTGTTCTGGTAGACACCTTGATTTACCCTGCATACAACCAAGCAAATGAAGATGGCAAACTATTGATCGCGGTCTTTGCTCCCCTAATAGGTGTTATCGTTAAAGTTACCTGCCGCATTTGTGTTCAGAGGTTGTATAACATTGTCTATCCGGGATATTCATACATTTGTCTATCGGCATTTTATTTTGGCTCAGCGATCTTTTTTCGAATTTTGCAAGCGGATCTTGGTAGCTTAGAAGCAATCGTTATTCTTGGAACAATTCACGGCGCCGCAGAAGTGGTGGAACGAAGCACCATTGTTCTGATTGATCATTTTTGTTATGTCATCTGGAGAAGGGCACCAGCTCCCTGGGGAAGTTTTCGTACTCCTGGTCGTGAAAGACTGACTGCTGATATCGCTATCATGAGCATGTTGTATGAATCAACTGCTATAGTCGCTGTGAATGGATACCTGTACTTGTATCAGTTTATTTTCGTGGGAAAGTATCCCTTGGACAAGTTGTTGAGGTCATTTTCAATACATACTGCAGTTCCTCTTGCGATTGAGTGGGTGTTTAACAGCGTGTCTCTAGCGATTGAGAGTCGGTATCAAAACATGGCTGTCATGGCTGTTTGGCGAAGACGATGGAAGCGTCACATTTTAGTAGCAGTCGTAAATGCAGTCCCAGTGTGTCTGTGGAGTAGTTCCAACCTATTGGACATTTTACATGGACGTTTTAGCGAAACGTCAACACAGCTCTGCAAAATGCCGTTTACCTAGGATTAAAAGGCTACACAAAAATTATGTTTAGCTATAGCTTTTTAAGGTGATACTTGAAACAAAAGTTTGCATGCACACTGCCGAAAGACTTGTCCTTACGTCGAATTTGGGACGGTTTTGATGAGCAATCTATAGTACCCCATTAGGTTTGGCTAACCTGATTAGGTATAAGGGCCAATAGAGTCCAATTTTCTCGGgctgatttaaaacaatgtTAGGCTGAAATGGGTGCCGTACATTGCCTAAATGGCTCCGCGAGAGGCTGAATCAGACTAAGGGTACGTAAGGCTAAATTGGCactttttaaaaactatttacataaaCTGGAAGCAACTTTTGTCTGTAACTGCCTCGGGAAAATTTCCATGGATACGCCAAAAAGAACGAAAATTTTTCGACGACAGTCATCTCACTCTTTTGCCGAAATAGCGGAAACGCTTAAGAAAAAGGTCAAACTGTCGACCTACAGGTGATATACACCCGCATCACTAGATCATAAAAATTCGTCGCAGAACTATAATGTGATTGCAGCATCGGCAAAATGTCAGCAAGGATTGAGACGCGAGAATGATGATAGCACTTCACTCTCGCTTCCCACCATGCTGGTCCGTATCCCAGAGGGGACGCCGTTTCTTGCTCTTTTTTGAAGAGAGGTCTTCTCCGCCACTAGGGTTTTCCCCACTCCTCAAAACCAAACATTtcccaaaataaaataaaataattccaTTTTGATCAGGAAATGTATTGATGTGTTATACGACTACTATTTGGTTTATCCATAtacttatttgtttatttacttgaTCTATTGACGTGTAATGCAATTCCCTGTCGAAAAGCcgttgtaataataataataataataatgataataataataatagtaaggTTTGTATGAGCGCATTTACGAATCTCAATGCGCTTACAtgtcataataaaataaaatataatgatGATACTAACAGTCGattataaaattgaaaaatgataATACCTACACTGACAaagaataaatttaaataaattaaaatgaaaacctATATAATGTTTCTCGtttactaaaaataaaattcccATATAAGTTTTGGACCTTAAAAACCGTATTCACAGGTTCGAAACCTCAAAGTTCGTGACTTTATAATTGAAGTTTTGAGGACTTAAAACGCTTTAACGTTTGAGAAAGTATGTTCGATTTTTAGTTAATAAACTGCGGCCTTCATTACAAGGTATTTACCGACGTGTTTATgccatgcatttcttcattacTGTGCTCTCGCTTTACGGCGAATGTCACAAAtacgagggtctcaatggggttaaccgataggcgtaaaacggccaaaaatttagccgatagccgtaaaaattgaaaaattttaaccgttaaccgtaaata from Porites lutea chromosome 6, jaPorLute2.1, whole genome shotgun sequence includes the following:
- the LOC140940042 gene encoding uncharacterized protein gives rise to the protein MTLSTLLEAFGHILHSFTRGVSEHYNPDEPEFTFESFGYSPLESTGREWYCHPVDELIYQEYSDREATSLNYLTSTSLNITVTNASSLAEENEETQAHPQERNKEIAWKQLRPSALCTICKSMYIGALISIATAISMGTIYMMVTYLSFKTSHVCQYYPVNSTSIEIQWVRSMTDIISCSFLYIWFFAILLLVFRPFQLMGIKRTLLMICFLTYSLDTIYRVALQALGISHSRLSNVQKLPLRACILTNQCLQTYVLTNYFCTSSRQKLTMFVQMVVPSFLCLLPFVLVDTLIYPAYNQANEDGKLLIAVFAPLIGVIVKVTCRICVQRLYNIVYPGYSYICLSAFYFGSAIFFRILQADLGSLEAIVILGTIHGAAEVVERSTIVLIDHFCYVIWRRAPAPWGSFRTPGRERLTADIAIMSMLYESTAIVAVNGYLYLYQFIFVGKYPLDKLLRSFSIHTAVPLAIEWVFNSVSLAIESRYQNMAVMAVWRRRWKRHILVAVVNAVPVCLWSSSNLLDILHGRFSETSTQLCKMPFT